The Pirellulimonas nuda genome includes a region encoding these proteins:
- a CDS encoding efflux RND transporter periplasmic adaptor subunit, whose translation MKLAGETKLRARPDLSISQIEGQGPHRYVVKDPVSLEYFHLGAREAFVLEQLAAPKSIDNLQRAYNLAFAPEKISAAAMLRLCSQLHDSSLLLPEGPGSGAPLRKPRPRARDSRGWSFSPLVIRLPGFDPTPLLRVLAPIGAIAFSWAGLAAWLAVALLVGVGVFGRQEALVQEGARLLDLFDPRYAAAAVLAVALAKSWHEIGHGLACRRMGGECHEMGVMLLALAPCLYCDVSDAWSFRSRWRRAVVTLGGVYFELMLATAALAAWLVLTPGFARTLALYVAAVASLSTLLINLNPLMRFDGYYLLSDLWGVPNLHQQARQALLRPLTRWVALDRSAQQPLDAPRGLLAAFALASLVQIVFILCLILWTLHRTLDGWSLRPLGDLLVFGTLAGIGVALVKSLRACFPAVPDGKWPIRVVRLAAALSLVAAGAWWAAGWRMEQTLWAPCRFELASATNLAAPESGRLTPCVAYGQHVRKGDVLARLSNPELELRRLELHGEAAETRARIDGLRPVAQRDAELLSEIALLEIRLHELTRQQATLAREQQALTVASPCDGVVMRPPPRPAPQERDELPGWTGATLDPENAGCWVERGDLLCSIGSGHVQAVLLLDETDSGLVAPQDAVRILADRLPGGTIAGSVAEIGLAAADEDRSRPTASSDVSGEQGLRGALNNDRSYRVLASASGVGPGVQHGALGQARIVTGQETLGQMGLRKLRGMFRFER comes from the coding sequence ATGAAACTCGCCGGCGAAACCAAGCTCCGCGCGCGACCCGACCTCTCGATCTCCCAGATCGAGGGCCAGGGGCCCCATCGCTACGTCGTGAAAGACCCGGTGTCGCTAGAGTACTTTCATCTCGGGGCCCGCGAGGCGTTTGTGCTGGAGCAGCTCGCCGCGCCCAAGTCGATCGACAACCTGCAACGCGCCTACAACCTTGCGTTCGCGCCCGAGAAGATCTCGGCCGCGGCGATGCTGCGGCTCTGCAGCCAACTGCACGATTCGTCTCTGCTGCTCCCCGAGGGGCCGGGCAGCGGCGCCCCCCTCCGCAAGCCGCGGCCGCGGGCGCGCGACTCGCGCGGTTGGTCGTTCTCGCCGCTGGTGATCCGGCTTCCCGGTTTCGATCCGACGCCGCTGCTGAGGGTCCTGGCGCCGATCGGGGCGATCGCCTTTAGCTGGGCCGGGCTGGCGGCGTGGCTTGCGGTGGCGCTGCTGGTGGGGGTTGGGGTCTTCGGCCGGCAGGAAGCGCTGGTTCAAGAGGGGGCGCGGCTCCTCGACCTGTTCGATCCGCGCTACGCCGCGGCCGCCGTCTTGGCCGTTGCGTTGGCGAAGTCATGGCATGAGATCGGTCACGGGCTGGCCTGCCGCCGCATGGGGGGGGAGTGCCACGAGATGGGCGTGATGCTGCTGGCGCTCGCGCCCTGCCTCTACTGCGACGTGTCCGACGCTTGGTCGTTCCGCAGCCGCTGGCGTCGGGCGGTTGTCACGCTGGGGGGGGTCTACTTCGAGCTGATGCTGGCCACCGCGGCCCTGGCCGCTTGGCTGGTGCTGACGCCTGGGTTCGCGCGGACGCTCGCGCTCTACGTAGCCGCGGTGGCGTCTCTCTCCACGCTGCTGATCAACCTTAACCCGTTGATGCGGTTTGACGGCTACTACCTGCTCTCCGATCTGTGGGGCGTGCCGAACCTCCACCAACAGGCGCGGCAGGCGTTGCTGCGTCCGCTCACCCGGTGGGTGGCGCTTGATCGCTCTGCCCAGCAGCCGCTGGACGCTCCCCGAGGGTTGTTGGCCGCGTTCGCCCTAGCGTCGCTTGTGCAGATCGTGTTTATCCTATGTCTGATCTTGTGGACCCTCCACCGGACGCTGGACGGCTGGTCGTTGCGGCCGCTGGGCGACTTGTTGGTCTTCGGCACGTTGGCGGGGATTGGCGTCGCGTTGGTCAAGTCGCTGCGGGCCTGCTTTCCCGCCGTGCCCGACGGGAAGTGGCCGATCCGCGTGGTGCGGCTGGCGGCGGCCCTAAGCTTGGTGGCAGCCGGCGCCTGGTGGGCCGCCGGTTGGCGGATGGAGCAGACGCTGTGGGCGCCGTGCCGGTTCGAGCTGGCCAGCGCGACCAACCTGGCGGCCCCCGAGTCGGGGCGGCTCACGCCGTGCGTCGCCTACGGTCAGCACGTCCGCAAGGGGGATGTGCTGGCGCGGCTCTCCAACCCCGAGCTCGAGCTGCGTCGGCTCGAGCTCCACGGCGAGGCGGCCGAAACCCGGGCCCGCATCGACGGGCTGCGGCCGGTGGCGCAACGCGACGCAGAGCTGCTGAGCGAGATCGCCCTGCTAGAAATCCGGCTCCACGAACTCACGCGGCAACAAGCGACGCTGGCCAGGGAGCAACAAGCGCTGACCGTTGCGTCGCCCTGCGACGGCGTCGTGATGCGTCCCCCGCCCCGCCCTGCCCCGCAGGAGCGGGACGAGCTGCCCGGGTGGACCGGCGCCACGCTCGATCCAGAGAACGCCGGGTGCTGGGTAGAACGGGGCGACCTGTTGTGCTCGATCGGTTCGGGCCACGTGCAGGCGGTGCTGCTGCTGGACGAGACCGACAGCGGCCTAGTGGCGCCCCAGGACGCGGTCCGGATCCTGGCGGACCGCCTGCCCGGGGGAACGATCGCCGGCAGCGTCGCAGAGATCGGCCTCGCGGCCGCCGACGAGGACCGCTCGCGGCCGACCGCCTCGAGCGACGTCTCAGGCGAACAGGGCCTGCGGGGGGCCCTGAACAACGACCGCTCGTACCGCGTGCTGGCCAGCGCCTCGGGCGTCGGGCCGGGGGTGCAGCACGGCGCCTTGGGACAGGCCCGGATCGTCACAGGACAAGAAACCCTGGGGCAAATGGGCCTCCGCAAGCTGCGGGGCATGTTCCGATTTGAGCGGTAA
- a CDS encoding protein kinase domain-containing protein, with protein sequence MPRCEKCHAEWTLSNTLEQECPACGHPYDPGSLSEIEDFLLDDDAEVTLALRDVQPEDDGPDTRPPLTGGEGPADESADEAAHEPDEASDPDFTMVFGGKFDEDSIDLDDDFDAIALDAAPEAGSSDSQGEQSDSSHVGDTTRRPDADLDPLEATHRLSDLPSLADDPFQGGTLPEMTRLVGDTDPGLRSPATPAGGGDLVGPIEATQAIGDSSQDEPSPSSRKAPLVSRPDVTQAVGDGSSRRGDSSGDATNRPPHDSSPEVTQNLSGDSSERPEATMAVGQGSDSGSSGVGPSGSGSGSSSQDADTLVPDSATMKRGTDRPSSLVQTPRSRDITGLGSGHTTPGGALGERPSVSLKAGDTHMVQHESIRLRAFKLSKDEKPPTGDDNDYTRTGGPFKGGMGYVYRMRQTSLDRNVAVKQVKPDMATNESDRNKLITEGVITARLEHPNIVPVHDLGIASDGQPFYVMKFVEGQEWEKLIGKYTEQENLEVLLKVCQAVAFAHSHNVINRDLKPGNVMIGAFGEVLVMDWGLAARIDREQEIPPGGTPLYMPPETALEYLDSIKHKTVNLSEGPSKTRRVKAGKYCDIYLLGAQLFKVITGKPPHTGKNTFDCLKNAARNRLVKVDRSSELLDIAYKAMATEPEDRYATVGDFIDAIKAYQEHAQSLLITRRASEDLELAENKKTDASAKSTDKYALFSSAEHGFKNALELWPDNHKARRQLDKTLHAFADTAYQNGDYDLSLSMLDERRKDDEQLRSDVLRSQKQRKARLAWFRTLQYATAASLAAALVFIGVSIVMGRDAFQQRKVATAAKLEAVGALADAKQAKNEADAAQQQATLAKSEAVQAAEEAKVAKAEALRAKQDTDVALAEAADAKQQAVAAAGEAKVAKDEAESAKLVAATEKQKADEAASAAEVQKHLARVAGIEATLIKDGAYPAWQLLQQAGGLANPDAEKFDWKVLAKRCNWTDEGYELPIDAASSPVLATTADGGRLAIAAADPDGGFKLSVRQLAGLPTPDGGAAELPKDQLVGLAEMALPAAPRSLALSEDGSLAAVVVGDDDQEDGRLLLFDVSAGVAIPLAGDGAAAPRARHVAFGRADARNPSADAYLLVGAGSDVREYRIDREPGSATRLATVDGSLHLADIASVAYSSDGLLAASADQQGKVAVWRTTDRDRFVADTPAAGQPRKQGSAAPWTYSHADKLSTSPHITSMAFAPTPASGKPALAYGCDDGNVFVLQGPWRSTPDPIAGEKGGSLVEYISELPAQLAGGHSGPVTDLLVTLRKVRVADGDASADRYLVVSAGADGRALVRDSRLDMQEATPAYVKVERRYHDAPLVQAVVAADGAIITRDEKGRVVRWLVDVAPDSAGLIASDDAPVGPVTSIRYDDAGDELVVGDAAGMTRVWPLKAQRTPEKYFVGHEDHAGMRAWLTGDNQQIATVAADHRLCLWDAETGLIEAVFPLDERPVVEPSADGLGVVAATDRRDTAAELVGLDGSRAPLWNNRPRVSAVADLGAGRLAVGLRDGQVYLWDRNLGRTELVSATVRPHWRPIAALVVDPATNVLFSADRAGRIARWDLDSPQQARPPMTTIRSESPDAAAGVSLERLTLSPSGERLLAIVRDDATSWPALVDAKTLEPGPELPPLASGVADACFDLTGESILAVDRASRAWELRPGAADWLPASTGSMPSVNRVARQATGEPVFAGPGVVLRGVGAPAPIVRSRPPVAFVGRAPGGVVAFDDAGHVTKWTGHNPEQTAAARGGGLACCPFSPGPGLEVDGALIVRLHDATLPVGRLDLWDSNTGQRIAELGETPGGECTAIASSTGMVAMATKSPLGPTILLRLPDGKLAPILPPPAGVAGAKDTATEFVDLAFSPSGRELIAVDDVGTARLLTLGPTGWISRVVEGEDFSAARFSPDGSRLVLGGKNGQLFVAVAEPRGDGVSLRTVLTLAGHSARITFLDFAQRDGHAMLLSGDASGKAMTHVSG encoded by the coding sequence ATGCCTCGCTGCGAAAAGTGCCACGCCGAATGGACCTTGTCGAACACCCTGGAACAGGAGTGCCCGGCCTGCGGCCATCCCTACGACCCGGGGAGCCTGTCGGAGATCGAGGACTTCCTGCTGGACGACGACGCAGAGGTGACCCTGGCGCTGCGCGACGTTCAGCCCGAAGACGACGGGCCAGACACGAGGCCGCCGCTCACCGGCGGTGAGGGGCCCGCCGACGAGTCCGCGGACGAGGCCGCCCACGAGCCCGACGAGGCGTCGGACCCCGACTTCACCATGGTTTTTGGCGGGAAGTTTGACGAAGATTCGATCGATCTCGACGATGACTTTGACGCGATCGCGCTAGACGCAGCCCCGGAGGCGGGCTCGTCGGATTCTCAGGGAGAGCAGAGTGACTCCTCCCACGTGGGGGACACCACGCGGCGGCCCGACGCAGACCTGGACCCTCTGGAAGCGACCCACCGCTTGTCGGATCTGCCCAGCCTGGCGGACGACCCTTTTCAAGGGGGGACGCTCCCGGAGATGACGCGGCTGGTGGGCGACACCGACCCGGGGCTCCGATCGCCCGCCACCCCGGCCGGCGGGGGCGACTTAGTCGGGCCGATCGAAGCAACCCAGGCGATCGGCGACAGCAGCCAGGACGAGCCTTCGCCGTCGTCCCGCAAGGCGCCGCTGGTTAGTCGGCCCGACGTAACGCAGGCGGTGGGGGACGGCAGCTCGCGTCGCGGCGACTCTTCGGGCGACGCGACCAACCGCCCGCCCCACGATTCCAGCCCAGAGGTCACGCAAAACCTGTCCGGCGATTCTTCGGAACGCCCCGAGGCGACAATGGCGGTCGGTCAGGGGAGCGACTCGGGGTCGTCCGGCGTTGGTCCGTCCGGCTCGGGGTCGGGCTCCTCCTCGCAGGACGCAGACACGCTGGTGCCCGATTCGGCGACGATGAAGCGGGGCACCGACCGCCCCAGCAGCCTGGTGCAGACGCCCCGATCCCGCGACATCACGGGGCTCGGTTCGGGGCACACCACGCCCGGCGGCGCCCTGGGCGAGCGACCGTCGGTGTCGCTCAAGGCGGGCGACACGCACATGGTGCAGCACGAATCGATCCGGCTGCGGGCGTTCAAGCTGTCAAAGGACGAAAAGCCCCCCACCGGCGACGACAACGACTACACCCGCACCGGCGGCCCCTTCAAAGGGGGGATGGGATACGTCTACCGGATGCGGCAGACCTCGCTTGACCGAAACGTGGCGGTCAAGCAGGTCAAACCCGATATGGCGACCAACGAGTCGGACCGCAACAAGCTGATCACCGAAGGGGTGATCACCGCGCGGCTCGAACACCCGAACATCGTGCCGGTGCACGACCTCGGGATCGCGTCGGACGGGCAGCCGTTCTACGTGATGAAGTTCGTCGAGGGGCAGGAGTGGGAGAAGCTGATCGGCAAGTACACCGAGCAAGAAAACTTGGAGGTGTTGCTCAAGGTCTGTCAGGCGGTGGCGTTTGCGCACTCGCACAACGTGATCAACCGCGACCTGAAGCCGGGCAACGTGATGATCGGCGCCTTCGGCGAGGTGCTGGTGATGGACTGGGGCCTCGCGGCGCGGATCGACCGCGAGCAAGAGATCCCGCCGGGGGGCACGCCGCTGTACATGCCCCCCGAGACGGCGCTGGAGTACCTCGACTCGATCAAGCACAAGACGGTGAACCTCTCGGAGGGCCCCAGCAAGACGCGGCGCGTCAAGGCGGGCAAGTACTGCGACATCTACCTGCTGGGCGCGCAGCTCTTCAAGGTCATCACCGGCAAGCCGCCGCACACCGGCAAGAACACGTTCGACTGCCTGAAGAACGCGGCCCGGAACCGGCTGGTCAAGGTGGATCGGTCCAGCGAGCTGCTCGACATCGCCTACAAGGCGATGGCGACCGAGCCGGAGGACCGGTACGCGACCGTCGGCGACTTCATCGACGCGATCAAGGCCTACCAGGAGCACGCCCAGAGCCTGCTGATCACGCGCCGCGCCAGCGAGGACCTGGAGCTCGCGGAGAACAAGAAGACCGACGCGTCCGCCAAGAGCACCGACAAGTACGCGCTGTTCTCTAGCGCCGAGCACGGCTTCAAGAACGCCCTGGAGCTGTGGCCCGACAACCACAAAGCGCGTCGCCAGCTCGACAAAACCCTGCACGCCTTCGCCGACACGGCCTACCAAAACGGCGACTACGACCTGTCGCTGTCGATGCTGGATGAACGCCGCAAGGACGACGAGCAGCTTCGCTCGGATGTGCTGCGTAGCCAGAAGCAGCGGAAGGCTAGGCTGGCGTGGTTCCGGACCCTGCAATACGCCACGGCCGCGTCGCTGGCGGCGGCCTTGGTGTTCATCGGGGTCAGTATCGTGATGGGACGCGACGCGTTCCAGCAACGCAAGGTCGCCACCGCAGCAAAGCTAGAGGCCGTCGGCGCCCTCGCAGACGCCAAACAAGCGAAGAACGAGGCCGACGCGGCTCAGCAGCAGGCGACGCTCGCTAAATCTGAAGCGGTTCAGGCGGCCGAAGAAGCCAAGGTAGCTAAGGCCGAGGCGCTGCGCGCCAAGCAGGATACCGACGTGGCCCTCGCCGAAGCGGCAGACGCCAAGCAGCAGGCCGTCGCGGCCGCTGGGGAAGCGAAGGTAGCCAAGGACGAGGCCGAGTCAGCCAAGCTGGTTGCCGCCACGGAGAAGCAGAAGGCCGATGAGGCCGCCTCCGCGGCCGAGGTTCAGAAACACCTGGCCCGCGTCGCCGGCATCGAGGCCACCCTCATCAAGGACGGCGCCTACCCCGCGTGGCAGTTGCTGCAGCAGGCGGGCGGGTTGGCGAACCCAGACGCAGAAAAGTTCGACTGGAAGGTGCTCGCCAAGCGTTGCAACTGGACGGACGAGGGCTACGAACTGCCGATCGACGCGGCAAGCAGCCCGGTGCTGGCGACCACGGCGGACGGCGGGCGGCTGGCGATCGCCGCCGCCGACCCAGACGGCGGCTTCAAGCTCAGCGTTCGGCAGCTCGCCGGCCTCCCCACGCCGGACGGCGGGGCGGCCGAACTGCCCAAGGATCAACTGGTCGGCCTGGCGGAGATGGCCCTGCCGGCCGCCCCTCGGTCGCTGGCGCTTTCGGAGGACGGGAGCCTGGCGGCGGTCGTGGTCGGCGATGACGATCAGGAGGACGGCAGGCTGCTGCTGTTCGACGTGTCGGCCGGCGTCGCGATCCCCCTCGCCGGCGACGGGGCAGCCGCGCCCCGCGCCCGCCACGTGGCCTTCGGCCGCGCCGACGCCCGAAACCCCTCGGCGGACGCCTACCTGCTGGTTGGCGCCGGATCGGACGTGCGTGAGTACCGGATCGACCGAGAGCCCGGCAGCGCGACGCGGCTGGCCACGGTCGACGGCAGCCTGCATCTGGCGGACATCGCGTCGGTCGCCTACTCGTCCGACGGCCTGCTGGCGGCTTCGGCCGACCAGCAAGGCAAGGTGGCGGTGTGGCGGACGACCGACCGCGACCGCTTTGTGGCCGACACCCCCGCCGCGGGCCAACCGCGTAAGCAAGGCAGCGCCGCGCCGTGGACCTACTCCCACGCCGACAAGCTGAGCACCTCGCCGCACATCACCTCGATGGCCTTTGCCCCCACGCCGGCGTCTGGCAAGCCCGCGCTCGCCTACGGCTGCGACGACGGCAACGTGTTTGTGCTGCAGGGCCCGTGGCGGAGCACGCCCGACCCGATCGCCGGCGAGAAGGGGGGCAGCCTGGTCGAGTACATCTCGGAGCTTCCGGCGCAGCTTGCCGGGGGCCACTCCGGCCCCGTGACGGACCTGTTGGTGACGCTTCGTAAGGTACGTGTCGCGGACGGCGACGCGTCGGCCGATCGGTACCTAGTGGTCTCCGCGGGGGCCGACGGTCGGGCCCTGGTGCGCGACTCCCGCCTCGACATGCAAGAAGCGACCCCGGCCTACGTGAAGGTCGAGCGGCGTTACCACGACGCCCCGCTGGTCCAGGCCGTGGTTGCGGCCGACGGCGCCATCATCACCCGCGACGAGAAGGGCCGTGTCGTGCGGTGGCTTGTCGACGTCGCCCCCGACTCGGCGGGGCTGATCGCTAGCGACGACGCGCCGGTCGGCCCGGTCACCAGCATCCGCTACGACGACGCGGGGGACGAGCTGGTGGTGGGGGACGCCGCCGGGATGACCCGGGTGTGGCCGCTCAAGGCCCAGCGGACCCCCGAGAAGTACTTTGTGGGGCATGAAGATCACGCCGGCATGCGGGCCTGGCTCACGGGCGACAACCAGCAGATCGCGACCGTGGCGGCCGACCACCGCCTGTGCCTGTGGGACGCCGAGACGGGCTTGATCGAAGCGGTCTTTCCGCTGGATGAACGGCCGGTGGTCGAGCCCTCTGCGGACGGGCTAGGCGTGGTGGCGGCGACCGACCGCCGCGACACCGCCGCGGAGCTGGTAGGCCTGGACGGCAGCCGGGCGCCGCTTTGGAACAACCGCCCACGGGTTTCTGCGGTGGCCGACCTCGGCGCCGGTCGGTTGGCCGTTGGCCTGCGCGACGGGCAGGTGTACCTGTGGGACCGCAACTTGGGACGCACAGAACTGGTTTCCGCCACGGTGCGCCCGCACTGGCGGCCGATCGCGGCGCTGGTGGTCGATCCCGCGACGAACGTGCTCTTCTCTGCGGACCGCGCCGGGCGGATTGCTCGCTGGGACTTGGACTCGCCTCAGCAAGCGCGTCCGCCGATGACGACCATCCGTTCTGAGTCGCCGGACGCAGCGGCCGGCGTTTCGCTCGAACGGCTTACGCTGTCTCCCAGCGGGGAGCGGCTGCTGGCGATCGTGCGCGACGACGCCACGAGTTGGCCGGCGCTAGTCGACGCCAAGACGCTCGAGCCCGGCCCCGAGCTGCCGCCGCTGGCGTCGGGCGTCGCGGACGCGTGTTTCGACCTCACGGGGGAATCGATCCTGGCGGTCGACCGAGCGTCGCGCGCCTGGGAGCTGCGCCCCGGCGCCGCGGATTGGCTCCCCGCGTCGACGGGCTCGATGCCGTCGGTGAACCGCGTCGCCCGCCAGGCGACCGGCGAGCCGGTGTTCGCCGGCCCCGGCGTCGTGCTGCGTGGGGTGGGGGCGCCGGCGCCGATTGTGCGTTCCCGCCCGCCGGTGGCGTTTGTGGGGCGTGCGCCCGGCGGTGTGGTCGCGTTCGACGACGCCGGCCACGTCACCAAGTGGACCGGTCACAACCCGGAGCAGACCGCGGCGGCCCGTGGCGGGGGGCTGGCTTGCTGCCCCTTCAGCCCCGGCCCCGGGCTTGAGGTGGACGGCGCGTTGATCGTGCGGCTGCACGACGCCACCCTGCCGGTGGGACGCCTGGATCTGTGGGATTCGAACACCGGGCAGCGGATCGCGGAACTAGGCGAAACGCCCGGCGGCGAGTGCACGGCGATCGCGTCGTCCACGGGCATGGTGGCGATGGCGACCAAGTCGCCCCTCGGCCCAACCATCCTTCTCCGGCTCCCGGACGGCAAGCTGGCGCCCATCCTGCCACCCCCGGCCGGAGTCGCCGGGGCCAAAGACACGGCGACCGAGTTTGTGGACCTCGCCTTCTCGCCCAGCGGCCGTGAGTTGATCGCCGTTGACGACGTCGGCACGGCCCGGCTGCTGACGCTCGGCCCGACCGGGTGGATCTCCCGGGTGGTCGAGGGAGAAGACTTCTCTGCGGCGCGGTTCTCGCCCGACGGATCGCGGCTGGTGCTCGGGGGGAAGAACGGGCAGTTGTTCGTCGCAGTGGCCGAGCCTCGCGGCGATGGCGTTTCGCTCCGCACCGTGCTCACGCTGGCGGGCCACAGCGCCCGGATCACCTTCTTGGACTTCGCCCAACGCGACGGCCACGCCATGCTGCTTAGCGGCGACGCGTCGGGCAAGGCGATGACGCACGTCTCGGGCTGA
- a CDS encoding TolC family protein, whose protein sequence is MRLLLAAAMLASGCRVNRPDCSFYDGSNCEVGCVGPQQLELEEPCTDCEIESVSYETPASLNPLVPIEYRDITLEEAIQHALANSKVMRDLGGTLINRPALQPTVYDPAIVFSDPRTGEEAALSEFDASFAARSFWENNDREFNNTFVGDRGYLKQDLGNYGFELRKRSVTGTQMVARHTIDYDFNNNIGNRFNGAGTASGEYQAIVDGEIRQPLLQGAGVLFNRIAGPSTQPGVLNGVMLARVRTDIGLADFEVAVRDLVANVENAYWDLYFTYRDLDAKKRARDYALETYQSVAAEAAGGREGGEADKLGQALEQYWRYESEVINALNGRTLEGTRTDNGSGGGTSRSPVGVQLAERRLRLIIGMPVNGGPILRPADEPVVVPVSFDWPTLVTEATASRPELRRQRWRVKQVELELIANRNFLLPQLDAVGRYRYRGFGEDLISQSGQQFSSAYQNLADGGYQEWQLGVELEIPLGFRRGHTAVRTSELALARERVILAEQKRDVVFGLSNAAADVQRAFQVAEAQYNRFDAAQRQIQALKAAQDAGRVTVDLVLEAQRRVLDAEILYHQARVDFMLALRNVHFENGTLLAYNNIYLNEGASQGQAYCDAIDLEERRLRPLDYVCRDAVISRGQVDQSAGVPGGHAPMPAVVPAPPATEPAAPKALPGFDPASEPLPTPAGDLSLLLAPGA, encoded by the coding sequence TTGCGACTGCTCCTCGCGGCGGCGATGCTCGCTTCGGGGTGCCGCGTAAACCGCCCCGACTGCTCGTTCTACGACGGCTCGAACTGCGAGGTCGGCTGCGTCGGGCCGCAGCAGCTCGAGCTTGAAGAGCCCTGCACGGACTGCGAGATCGAGAGCGTCAGCTACGAAACGCCCGCCTCGCTCAACCCGCTGGTCCCGATCGAGTACCGCGACATCACGCTCGAAGAAGCGATCCAGCACGCGCTGGCGAACTCGAAGGTCATGCGGGACCTCGGGGGGACGCTCATCAACCGCCCGGCGTTGCAGCCCACGGTCTACGACCCCGCGATCGTGTTCAGCGACCCGCGCACGGGCGAAGAAGCGGCGTTGTCGGAGTTCGACGCCAGCTTCGCGGCCCGCTCCTTCTGGGAGAACAACGACCGCGAGTTCAACAACACGTTCGTCGGCGATCGGGGCTACCTGAAGCAGGACCTGGGCAACTACGGGTTCGAGCTGAGGAAGCGCTCGGTCACGGGCACCCAGATGGTCGCCCGCCACACCATCGACTACGACTTCAACAACAACATCGGCAACCGCTTCAACGGCGCCGGCACGGCCAGCGGCGAGTACCAGGCGATCGTCGACGGCGAGATCCGCCAGCCGCTGCTGCAGGGCGCCGGGGTGTTGTTCAACCGCATCGCCGGCCCGTCAACGCAGCCGGGCGTCCTGAACGGCGTGATGCTGGCGCGGGTGCGGACGGACATCGGCCTGGCCGACTTCGAGGTCGCCGTGCGCGACCTGGTGGCCAACGTCGAGAACGCTTATTGGGACCTCTACTTCACCTACCGCGACCTCGACGCCAAGAAGCGAGCGCGTGACTACGCGCTCGAAACCTACCAGAGCGTCGCCGCGGAGGCGGCCGGCGGGCGCGAGGGGGGCGAGGCGGACAAGCTGGGGCAGGCGCTCGAGCAGTACTGGCGCTACGAATCGGAAGTGATCAACGCCCTGAACGGGCGCACGCTCGAGGGGACCCGCACCGACAACGGCAGCGGCGGCGGCACCAGCCGCTCGCCCGTGGGCGTGCAGCTCGCCGAGAGGCGGCTCCGGCTGATCATCGGCATGCCGGTCAACGGCGGACCGATCCTCCGCCCCGCGGACGAGCCGGTGGTCGTGCCCGTTTCCTTCGACTGGCCGACGCTGGTCACCGAGGCGACCGCGTCTCGGCCCGAGCTCCGCCGCCAGCGGTGGCGCGTCAAGCAGGTCGAGCTCGAGCTGATCGCCAACCGCAACTTCTTGCTCCCGCAGCTCGACGCGGTCGGACGCTACCGCTACCGCGGCTTCGGCGAAGACCTGATCTCGCAGTCGGGGCAGCAGTTCAGCAGCGCCTACCAGAACCTGGCCGACGGCGGATACCAGGAGTGGCAGTTGGGCGTCGAGCTGGAGATCCCGCTCGGCTTCCGCCGCGGGCACACGGCAGTTCGCACCTCGGAGCTGGCCCTGGCGCGCGAACGCGTGATCCTTGCAGAGCAGAAGCGGGACGTCGTGTTCGGGCTCAGCAACGCCGCGGCCGACGTGCAACGCGCCTTCCAGGTGGCCGAAGCGCAGTACAACCGGTTCGACGCGGCGCAGCGGCAGATCCAGGCGCTCAAGGCCGCGCAAGACGCCGGCCGCGTGACGGTCGACCTGGTGCTCGAAGCGCAGCGGCGCGTGTTGGACGCCGAGATCTTGTACCACCAGGCCCGCGTCGACTTCATGCTGGCGCTGCGGAACGTCCACTTCGAGAACGGCACGCTGCTGGCCTACAACAACATCTACCTGAACGAGGGCGCCTCGCAAGGGCAGGCCTACTGCGACGCGATCGATCTCGAGGAACGCCGCCTCAGGCCGCTGGACTATGTCTGCCGCGACGCGGTCATCTCGCGCGGCCAGGTCGATCAGTCGGCCGGCGTGCCCGGCGGCCACGCGCCGATGCCGGCCGTGGTTCCGGCGCCGCCTGCGACCGAGCCCGCGGCGCCGAAGGCGTTGCCGGGGTTCGACCCCGCCAGCGAACCGCTGCCGACCCCTGCCGGCGACCTGAGCTTGCTGCTGGCGCCCGGCGCCTGA